The Streptomyces puniciscabiei genomic interval AAGAGCCGGGACGACCTGCAGGCCGTGATCGCGCTGCTGAAGGGCAAGGACTTCGACTTCGCGCTGCAGTTCGTGAACTACCGGTAAGACCTACCGGTTGGACCCAACGGAAGGGTGGGCGCCCCGAGCGGTGCCCGCCCTTCCGTGCTGTCGTCGCGGGTGTCCGAGATCCCTGCCCTAGTGACCCTGTGTTCGTGGCCTGTTGACGTGGACGAGGTCACCCCTCCACGACCCCGTTGAGGCGGTCAGTAGGGTGCGGCGCATGACCTCCTCCGGCACCGGACCGGCCACCGGACTGCGACGCACCCTCGGCGTGCGGGACGCCGTGGTCGTCGGCCTCGGCTCGATGGTCGGGGCCGGCGTGTTCTCGGCCCTGGGACCGGCCGCGCGCGCGGCCGGATCGGGACTGCTGCCCGGGCTGGCGCTCGCGGCCGTGGTGGCCTACTGCAACGCGATGTCCTCGGCCCGGCTGGCCGCGCGCTATCCGGCCTCCGGCGGGACGTACGTGTACGGGCGGGAACGACTGGGCTCCTTCTGGGGCTATCTCGCGGGCTGGTCCTTCGTGGTCGGCAAGACGGCGTCCTGCGCGGCCATGGCACTCACCGTGGGCGCCTACGTCTGGCCCGGGCAGGCGCACGCGGTGGCGGTCGCGGCCGTGGTCGCCCTCACCGCGGTGAACTACGGCGGGATCCAGAAGTCCGCGTGGCTGACGCGCGTGATCGTGGCGGTGGTGCTGGCCGTCCTCGTGGCCGTGGTGGTCGTGTGCCTGGCCTCCGGGCGGGCCGACGCCGGGCGGCTGGACATCGGGCTGTCGTCGGGCGCGGGCGGGGTGCTGCAGGCGGCGGGACTGCTGTTCTTCGCGTTCGCCGGGTACGCCCGGATCGCCACCCTCGGTGAGGAGGTGCGGGATCCGGTGCGCACGATCCCGCGTGCTGTCCCACTGGCCCTGGGGATCGCACTCGTGGTGTACGCGTGCGTGGCCGTCGCCGTGCTCGCCGTGCTCGGCCCGGACCGGCTCGGGCACGCGGCGGCGCCGCTGGCCGACGCGGTACGGGCGGCCGGTGTGCCGGGGCTCGTGCCGGTGGTGCGGGCCGGGGCGGCGGTGGCGGCGCTCGGCTCGCTGCTCGCGCTGATCCTCGGCGTGTCCCGTACGACGCTCGCCATGGCCCGGGACGGGCATCTGCCCGGGGCGCTGGCGGCCGTGCACCCGCGTTTCCAGGTGCCGCACCGGGCGGAGCTCGCCGTG includes:
- a CDS encoding APC family permease; this encodes MTSSGTGPATGLRRTLGVRDAVVVGLGSMVGAGVFSALGPAARAAGSGLLPGLALAAVVAYCNAMSSARLAARYPASGGTYVYGRERLGSFWGYLAGWSFVVGKTASCAAMALTVGAYVWPGQAHAVAVAAVVALTAVNYGGIQKSAWLTRVIVAVVLAVLVAVVVVCLASGRADAGRLDIGLSSGAGGVLQAAGLLFFAFAGYARIATLGEEVRDPVRTIPRAVPLALGIALVVYACVAVAVLAVLGPDRLGHAAAPLADAVRAAGVPGLVPVVRAGAAVAALGSLLALILGVSRTTLAMARDGHLPGALAAVHPRFQVPHRAELAVGAAVAVLAATVDVRGAIGFSSFGVLAYYAVANASAWTLSPSPAARVVPVVGLLGCATLAFALPAASVAVGAGVLAVGVAAYAVRRRARRRTE